A window of the Eulemur rufifrons isolate Redbay chromosome 6, OSU_ERuf_1, whole genome shotgun sequence genome harbors these coding sequences:
- the EFEMP2 gene encoding EGF-containing fibulin-like extracellular matrix protein 2, producing the protein MLPFASCLPGSLLLWAMLLLLLGTASPQDSEEPDSYTECTDGYEWDPDSQHCRDVNECLTIPEACKGEMKCINHYGGYLCLPRSAAVINDLHGEGPPPPVPPTQHPNPCPPGYEPNDQESCVDVDECAQALHDCRPSQDCHNLPGSYQCTCPDGYRKIGPECVDIDECRYRYCQHRCVNLPGSFRCQCEPGFQLGPNNRSCVDVNECDMGAPCEQRCFNSYGTFLCRCHQGYELHRDGFSCSDIDECSYSSYLCQYRCVNEPGRFSCQCPQGYQLLATRLCQDIDECESGVHQCSEAQTCVNFHGGYRCVDTNRCVEPYVQVSDNRCLCPASNPLCREQPSSIVHRYMTITSERSVPADVFQIQATSVYPGAYNAFQIRAGNSQGDFYIRQINNVSAMLVLARPVTGPREYVLDLEMVTMNSLMSYRASSVLRLTVFVGAYTF; encoded by the exons ATGCTCCCCTTCGCCTCCTGCCTCCCCGGGTCTCTACTGCTCTGGGCGATGCTGCTCTTGCTCTTGGGGACAGCGTCTCCCCAGGATTCCGAGGAGCCGGACAGCTACACG GAATGCACAGATGGCTATGAGTGGGACCCAGACAGCCAGCACTGCCGAG ATGTCAATGAATGTCTGACCATCCCTGAGGCCTGCAAGGGGGAAATGAAATGCATCAACCACTACGGGGGCTACTTGTGCCTCCCCCGCTCAGCTGCCGTCATCAACGACCTACATGGCGAGGGGCCCCCGCCACCAGTGCCTCCCACTCAACACCCCAACCCCTGTCCACCAGGCTATGAGCCCAACGATCAGGAGAGCTGCGTGG ATGTGGACGAGTGTGCCCAGGCCCTGCATGACTGTCGCCCCAGCCAGGATTGCCATAACTTGCCTGGCTCCTACCAGTGCACCTGCCCTGATGGCTACCGCAAGATCGGGCCCGAGTGTGTGG ACATAGATGAGTGCCGCTACCGCTACTGCCAGCACCGCTGCGTGAACCTGCCTGGCTCCTTTCGCTGCCAGTGCGAGCCAGGCTTCCAGCTGGGGCCCAACAACCGCTCCTGTGTGG ATGTGAACGAATGTGACATGGGGGCCCCATGTGAGCAGCGCTGCTTCAACTCCTATGGGACCTTCCTGTGTCGCTGCCACCAGGGCTACGAGCTGCACCGCGATGGCTTCTCCTGCAGTG ACATTGACGAGTGCAGCTATTCCAGCTATCTCTGCCAGTACCGCTGCGTCAACGAGCCAGGCCGCTTCTCTTGCCAGTGCCCACAGGGCTACCAGCTGCTGGCCACACGCCTCTGCCAAG ACATTGACGAGTGTGAGTCAGGCGTGCACCAGTGCTCTGAGGCCCAAACCTGCGTCAACTTCCATGGGGGCTACCGCTGCGTGGACACCAACCGCTGTGTGGAGCCCTATGTCCAGGTGTCTGACAA CCGCTGCCTCTGTCCAGCCTCCAACCCCCTGTGTCGGGAGCAGCCTTCGTCCATTGTGCACCGCTACATGACCATCACCTCGGAGCGGAGCGTGCCTGCTGATGTGTTCCAGATCCAGGCGACCTCTGTCTACCCTGGCGCCTACAATGCCTTTCAGATCCGTGCCGGAAACTCACAGGGGGACTTCTACATTAGG CAAATCAACAATGTCAGCGCCATGCTGGTCCTCGCCCGGCCGGTGACGGGCCCCCGGGAGTACGTGCTAGATCTGGAGATGGTGACCATGAACTCCCTCATGAGCTACCGGGCCAGCTCTGTACTGAGACTCACCGTCTTCGTGGGGGCCTACACCTTctga
- the MUS81 gene encoding crossover junction endonuclease MUS81 isoform X2 translates to MAARVRLGRKRPLPVCPNPLFVRWLTEWRDEAASRGRRTRFVFQRALRSLRRYPLPLRSGKEAKILQHFGDGLCRMLDERLQQHQASGGDRVPDLPPGETCSAQEEPPAEVQDSSVPVPAQPKAGGSGSYWPARHSGARAVLLLLYQEHLNPNGHNFLTKEELLQRCTQKAPRVVPGSTRPWPALRSLLHRNLVLRTHQPARYSLTLEGLELAQKLAESESPSLLNVGTRPEEQHGEEPAVPEAASAQLGASEEAFQQPPLELGPGEYRVLLCVDIGETRGAGHRPELLRELQRLHVTHTVRKLHVGDFVWVAQETRPRNSARPGELVLNHIVERKRLDDLCSSIIDGRFREQKFRLKRCGLERRIYLVEEQGSVHNLSLPESTLLQAVTNTQVIDGFFVKRTADIKESAAYLALLTRGLQRLYQGHTLRSRPWGIPGDPESGAGPSPNPLCSLLTFSDFNTGAMKNKAQSVREVFARQLMQVRGVSGEKAAALVDRYSTPASLLAAYDACASPKDQETLLSTIKCGRLQRNLGPALSRTLAQLYCSCSPLT, encoded by the exons ATGGCGGCGCGGGTCCGCCTGGGCCGGAAACGCCCGCTGCCCGTTTGCCCCAACCCGCTTTTCGTACGCTGGCTGACGGAGTGGCGGGACGAGgcagccagcagagggcgccgCACGCGCTTCGTGTTTCAGAGG GCGCTGCGCTCCCTCCGGCGGTACCCGCTGCCCCTGCGCAGCGGGAAGGAAGCTAAGATCCTACAGCATTTTGGAGACGGGCTGTGCCGGATGTTGGACGAACGCCTGCAGCAGCACCAAGCATCGGGCG GTGACCGTGTCCCGGACTTACCACCTGGAGAGACGTGTTCAGCCCAGGAAGAGCCACCTGCCGAAGTCCAGGATTCTTCTGTGCCA GTTCCTGCCCAGCCCAAAGCAGGAGGCTCTGGCAGCTACTGGCCAGCTCGGCACTCAGGAGCCCGAGCGGTACTGTTGCTGCTCTACCAGGAGCACCTG AATCCAAATGGCCACAACTTCTTAACCAAAGAGGAGCTGCTGCAGAGGTGTACTCAGAAGGCCCCCAGG GTAGTCCCTGGAAGTACTCGACCCTGGCCAGCCCTCCGCTCCCTCCTCCACAGGAACTTGGTCCTCAGGACACACCAGCCAGCCAG GTACTCGCTGACCCTGGAGGGTCTGGAGCTGGCCCAGAAGTTGGCTGAGTCAGAAAGCCCAAGCTTGCTGAATGTGGGCACCAGGCCCGAGGAGCAGCATGGGGAGGAACCAGCAGTGCCAGAAGCAGCCTCTGCTCAGCT TGGCGCCAGTGAAGAGGCGTTCCAGCAGCCGCCACTAGAGCTGGGGCCTGGAGAATACAGGGTGCTGTTGTGCGTGGACATCGGAGAGACCAGGGG GGCCGGGCACAGGCCAGAGCTGCTCCGAGAGCTACAGCGTCTGCACGTGACCCACACGGTGCGCAAGCTGCACGTTGGGGACTTCGTGTGGGTGGCACAGGAGACCAGGCCCAGAAACTCAG CGAGACCTGGGGAGTTAGTCCTGAACCATATCGTGGAGCGCAAGCGGCTGGACGACCTGTGCAGCAGCATCATTGATGGCCGATTCCGGGAGCAGAAG tTCCGGCTAAAGCGCTGTGGCCTGGAGCGCCGGATATACCTGGTGGAGGAGCAAGGCTCAGTCCACAACCTCAGCCTTCCTGAGAGCACGCTGCTACAAGCTGTCACCAACACTCAG GTCATCGATGGCTTCTTTGTGAAGCGCACAGCAGACATTAAGGAGTCAGCTGCGTACTTGGCCCTCTTGACACGGGGCCTGCAGAGACTCTACCAG GGACACACTCTACGCAGCCGCCCCTGGGGAATCCCAGGGGACCCTGAATCAGGTGCTGGGCCCTCTCCAAACCCTCTCTGCTCACTCCTCACCTTCAGTGACTTCAACACAGGAGCCATGAAGAACAAG GCCCAGTCAGTGCGAGAGGTGTTTGCCCGGCAGCTGATGCAGGTGCGTGGAGTAAGTGGGGAGAAGGCAGCAGCCCTGGTGGATCGATACAGCACCCCTGCCAG cctcctggcTGCCTATGATGCCTGTGCCAGCCCCAAGGACCAGGAGACCCTGCTGAGCACCATCAAGTGTGGGCGGCTACAGAG AAATCTGGGGCCCGCTCTGAGCAGGACCTTGGCCCAGCTCTACTGCAGCTGCAGCCCCCTGACCTGA
- the CFL1 gene encoding cofilin-1, which translates to MASGVAVSDGVIKVFNDMKVRKSSTPEEVKKRKKAVLFCLSEDKKNIILEEGKEILVGDVGQTVDDPYATFVKMLPDKDCRYALYDATYETKESKKEDLVFIFWAPECAPLKSKMIYASSKDAIKKKLTGIKHELQANCYEEVKDRCTLAEKLGGSAVISLEGKPL; encoded by the exons ATG GCCTCTGGTGTGGCTGTCTCCGATGGCGTCATCAAGGTATTCAATGACATGAAGGTGCGCAAGTCTTCGACACCAGAGGAGGTGAAGAAGCGCAAGAAGGCAGTGCTCTTCTGCCTGAGTGAGGACAAGAAGAACATCATTCTGGAGGAGGGCAAGGAGATCCTGGTAGGTGATGTGGGCCAGACTGTCGACGATCCCTACGCCACCTTTGTCAAGATGCTTCCAGACAAGGACTGCCGCTATGCCCTCTATGACGCAACCTATGAGACCAAGGAGAGTAAGAAGGAAGACCTGGTGTTTATCTTTTG GGCCCCTGAGTGTGCACCCCTTAAGAGCAAAATGATCTATGCCAGCTCCAAGGACGCCATCAAGAAGAAGCTGACAG GGATCAAGCATGAATTACAAGCAAACTGCTACGAGGAGGTCAAGGACCGCTGCACCCTGGCAGAGAAGCTGGGGGGCAGTGCCGTCATCTCCCTGGAGGGCAAGCCTTTGTGA
- the MUS81 gene encoding crossover junction endonuclease MUS81 isoform X3, whose amino-acid sequence MLDERLQQHQASGGDRVPDLPPGETCSAQEEPPAEVQDSSVPVPAQPKAGGSGSYWPARHSGARAVLLLLYQEHLNPNGHNFLTKEELLQRCTQKAPRVVPGSTRPWPALRSLLHRNLVLRTHQPARYSLTLEGLELAQKLAESESPSLLNVGTRPEEQHGEEPAVPEAASAQLGASEEAFQQPPLELGPGEYRVLLCVDIGETRGAGHRPELLRELQRLHVTHTVRKLHVGDFVWVAQETRPRNSARPGELVLNHIVERKRLDDLCSSIIDGRFREQKFRLKRCGLERRIYLVEEQGSVHNLSLPESTLLQAVTNTQVIDGFFVKRTADIKESAAYLALLTRGLQRLYQGHTLRSRPWGIPGDPESGAGPSPNPLCSLLTFSDFNTGAMKNKAQSVREVFARQLMQVRGVSGEKAAALVDRYSTPASLLAAYDACASPKDQETLLSTIKCGRLQRNLGPALSRTLAQLYCSCSPLT is encoded by the exons ATGTTGGACGAACGCCTGCAGCAGCACCAAGCATCGGGCG GTGACCGTGTCCCGGACTTACCACCTGGAGAGACGTGTTCAGCCCAGGAAGAGCCACCTGCCGAAGTCCAGGATTCTTCTGTGCCA GTTCCTGCCCAGCCCAAAGCAGGAGGCTCTGGCAGCTACTGGCCAGCTCGGCACTCAGGAGCCCGAGCGGTACTGTTGCTGCTCTACCAGGAGCACCTG AATCCAAATGGCCACAACTTCTTAACCAAAGAGGAGCTGCTGCAGAGGTGTACTCAGAAGGCCCCCAGG GTAGTCCCTGGAAGTACTCGACCCTGGCCAGCCCTCCGCTCCCTCCTCCACAGGAACTTGGTCCTCAGGACACACCAGCCAGCCAG GTACTCGCTGACCCTGGAGGGTCTGGAGCTGGCCCAGAAGTTGGCTGAGTCAGAAAGCCCAAGCTTGCTGAATGTGGGCACCAGGCCCGAGGAGCAGCATGGGGAGGAACCAGCAGTGCCAGAAGCAGCCTCTGCTCAGCT TGGCGCCAGTGAAGAGGCGTTCCAGCAGCCGCCACTAGAGCTGGGGCCTGGAGAATACAGGGTGCTGTTGTGCGTGGACATCGGAGAGACCAGGGG GGCCGGGCACAGGCCAGAGCTGCTCCGAGAGCTACAGCGTCTGCACGTGACCCACACGGTGCGCAAGCTGCACGTTGGGGACTTCGTGTGGGTGGCACAGGAGACCAGGCCCAGAAACTCAG CGAGACCTGGGGAGTTAGTCCTGAACCATATCGTGGAGCGCAAGCGGCTGGACGACCTGTGCAGCAGCATCATTGATGGCCGATTCCGGGAGCAGAAG tTCCGGCTAAAGCGCTGTGGCCTGGAGCGCCGGATATACCTGGTGGAGGAGCAAGGCTCAGTCCACAACCTCAGCCTTCCTGAGAGCACGCTGCTACAAGCTGTCACCAACACTCAG GTCATCGATGGCTTCTTTGTGAAGCGCACAGCAGACATTAAGGAGTCAGCTGCGTACTTGGCCCTCTTGACACGGGGCCTGCAGAGACTCTACCAG GGACACACTCTACGCAGCCGCCCCTGGGGAATCCCAGGGGACCCTGAATCAGGTGCTGGGCCCTCTCCAAACCCTCTCTGCTCACTCCTCACCTTCAGTGACTTCAACACAGGAGCCATGAAGAACAAG GCCCAGTCAGTGCGAGAGGTGTTTGCCCGGCAGCTGATGCAGGTGCGTGGAGTAAGTGGGGAGAAGGCAGCAGCCCTGGTGGATCGATACAGCACCCCTGCCAG cctcctggcTGCCTATGATGCCTGTGCCAGCCCCAAGGACCAGGAGACCCTGCTGAGCACCATCAAGTGTGGGCGGCTACAGAG AAATCTGGGGCCCGCTCTGAGCAGGACCTTGGCCCAGCTCTACTGCAGCTGCAGCCCCCTGACCTGA
- the MUS81 gene encoding crossover junction endonuclease MUS81 isoform X1 produces the protein MAARVRLGRKRPLPVCPNPLFVRWLTEWRDEAASRGRRTRFVFQRALRSLRRYPLPLRSGKEAKILQHFGDGLCRMLDERLQQHQASGGERLPSPGDRVPDLPPGETCSAQEEPPAEVQDSSVPVPAQPKAGGSGSYWPARHSGARAVLLLLYQEHLNPNGHNFLTKEELLQRCTQKAPRVVPGSTRPWPALRSLLHRNLVLRTHQPARYSLTLEGLELAQKLAESESPSLLNVGTRPEEQHGEEPAVPEAASAQLGASEEAFQQPPLELGPGEYRVLLCVDIGETRGAGHRPELLRELQRLHVTHTVRKLHVGDFVWVAQETRPRNSARPGELVLNHIVERKRLDDLCSSIIDGRFREQKFRLKRCGLERRIYLVEEQGSVHNLSLPESTLLQAVTNTQVIDGFFVKRTADIKESAAYLALLTRGLQRLYQGHTLRSRPWGIPGDPESGAGPSPNPLCSLLTFSDFNTGAMKNKAQSVREVFARQLMQVRGVSGEKAAALVDRYSTPASLLAAYDACASPKDQETLLSTIKCGRLQRNLGPALSRTLAQLYCSCSPLT, from the exons ATGGCGGCGCGGGTCCGCCTGGGCCGGAAACGCCCGCTGCCCGTTTGCCCCAACCCGCTTTTCGTACGCTGGCTGACGGAGTGGCGGGACGAGgcagccagcagagggcgccgCACGCGCTTCGTGTTTCAGAGG GCGCTGCGCTCCCTCCGGCGGTACCCGCTGCCCCTGCGCAGCGGGAAGGAAGCTAAGATCCTACAGCATTTTGGAGACGGGCTGTGCCGGATGTTGGACGAACGCCTGCAGCAGCACCAAGCATCGGGCGGTGAGCGCCTGCCTTCCCCAG GTGACCGTGTCCCGGACTTACCACCTGGAGAGACGTGTTCAGCCCAGGAAGAGCCACCTGCCGAAGTCCAGGATTCTTCTGTGCCA GTTCCTGCCCAGCCCAAAGCAGGAGGCTCTGGCAGCTACTGGCCAGCTCGGCACTCAGGAGCCCGAGCGGTACTGTTGCTGCTCTACCAGGAGCACCTG AATCCAAATGGCCACAACTTCTTAACCAAAGAGGAGCTGCTGCAGAGGTGTACTCAGAAGGCCCCCAGG GTAGTCCCTGGAAGTACTCGACCCTGGCCAGCCCTCCGCTCCCTCCTCCACAGGAACTTGGTCCTCAGGACACACCAGCCAGCCAG GTACTCGCTGACCCTGGAGGGTCTGGAGCTGGCCCAGAAGTTGGCTGAGTCAGAAAGCCCAAGCTTGCTGAATGTGGGCACCAGGCCCGAGGAGCAGCATGGGGAGGAACCAGCAGTGCCAGAAGCAGCCTCTGCTCAGCT TGGCGCCAGTGAAGAGGCGTTCCAGCAGCCGCCACTAGAGCTGGGGCCTGGAGAATACAGGGTGCTGTTGTGCGTGGACATCGGAGAGACCAGGGG GGCCGGGCACAGGCCAGAGCTGCTCCGAGAGCTACAGCGTCTGCACGTGACCCACACGGTGCGCAAGCTGCACGTTGGGGACTTCGTGTGGGTGGCACAGGAGACCAGGCCCAGAAACTCAG CGAGACCTGGGGAGTTAGTCCTGAACCATATCGTGGAGCGCAAGCGGCTGGACGACCTGTGCAGCAGCATCATTGATGGCCGATTCCGGGAGCAGAAG tTCCGGCTAAAGCGCTGTGGCCTGGAGCGCCGGATATACCTGGTGGAGGAGCAAGGCTCAGTCCACAACCTCAGCCTTCCTGAGAGCACGCTGCTACAAGCTGTCACCAACACTCAG GTCATCGATGGCTTCTTTGTGAAGCGCACAGCAGACATTAAGGAGTCAGCTGCGTACTTGGCCCTCTTGACACGGGGCCTGCAGAGACTCTACCAG GGACACACTCTACGCAGCCGCCCCTGGGGAATCCCAGGGGACCCTGAATCAGGTGCTGGGCCCTCTCCAAACCCTCTCTGCTCACTCCTCACCTTCAGTGACTTCAACACAGGAGCCATGAAGAACAAG GCCCAGTCAGTGCGAGAGGTGTTTGCCCGGCAGCTGATGCAGGTGCGTGGAGTAAGTGGGGAGAAGGCAGCAGCCCTGGTGGATCGATACAGCACCCCTGCCAG cctcctggcTGCCTATGATGCCTGTGCCAGCCCCAAGGACCAGGAGACCCTGCTGAGCACCATCAAGTGTGGGCGGCTACAGAG AAATCTGGGGCCCGCTCTGAGCAGGACCTTGGCCCAGCTCTACTGCAGCTGCAGCCCCCTGACCTGA